In the Rhizophagus irregularis chromosome 10, complete sequence genome, one interval contains:
- a CDS encoding uncharacterized protein (SECRETED:cutsite_SQA-VP; SECRETED:prob_0.9246); SECRETED:SignalP(1-19) — protein sequence MKLALITSILLSLAIISQAVPLDISKRDGHKQIQSNDDEMLSKVKQSMDSQGLKIAAVKVKKVEEVDVLAVQVGGKKKGHKGGKDNEDYENYEGYENYYDGKDGEYDDGKNGGYDDGKNGGYDDGKNGGYDDGKDDGKNGGYDDGKNGGYDDGKNGGYDDGKNGGYDDGKDGGYGDGKDGGYDDGKKKDDGKY from the coding sequence atgaaGTTAGCATTAATTACCTCAATTTTATTGTCACTTGCCATTATATCTCAGGCAGTTCCTTTGGATATTTCCAAAAGAGATGGACATAAACAAATTCAatcaaatgatgatgaaatgcTTAGCAAAGTCAAACAGTCAATGGATAGTCAAGGTCTAAAAATTGCGGCGGTGAAGGTAAAAAAGGTGGAGGAGGTGGATGTGTTAGCGGTGCAGGTGGGTGGTAAGAAAAAGGGTCATAAAGGTGGAAAAGATAATGAAGactatgaaaattatgaagggtatgaaaattattatgatggaAAGGATGGAGAGTATGATGATGGAAAGAATGGAGGATATGATGATGGAAAGAATGGAGGATATGATGATGGAAAGAATGGAGGATACGATGATGGAAAGGATGATGGAAAAAATGGAGGATATGATGATGGAAAAAATGGAGGATATGATGATGGAAAGAATGGAGGATATGATGATGGAAAGAATGGAGGATATGATGATGGAAAGGATGGAGGGTATGGTGATGGAAAGGATGGAGGGTATGATGATGGAAAGAAAAAGGACGATGGaaagtattaa
- a CDS encoding uncharacterized protein (SECRETED:cutsite_AEA-YP; SECRETED:prob_0.8445); SECRETED:SignalP(1-26): MTITKSIMKFKCLLLIFAFTIVLAEAYPPWGLKRDADAEALVAVKRDADAEAIPALAVKRDADAEAWGAFKRDADAFLPH, from the exons atgACAATCACAAAATCAATAATGAAATTCAAATGCTTATTGCTAATTTTCGCCTTTACTATTGTTTTAGCGG aAGCCTACCCCCCATGGGGATTGAAACGTGACGCTGACGCAGAAGCATTGGTGGCAGTTAAACGTGATGCGGACGCAGAAGCCATACCCGCATTGGCAGTGAAGCGTGATGCTGACGCAGAAGCATGGGGGGCATTTAAACGTGATGCGGACGCATTTCTTCCACactaa